One stretch of Chitinophaga pendula DNA includes these proteins:
- the hemE gene encoding uroporphyrinogen decarboxylase → MSELKNDLLLKALRGEATTRTPVWMMRQAGRYLPDYIKLRDKYSFFERCQNPELATEITVMPVDQVGVDAAIIFSDILVVPQAMGMEVQLIEKLGPLLPSPVKGAADLERLCVPDVQDTLHYVFDALRLTKQTLAGRVPLIGFAGAPWTLLCYMVQGKGSKTFDEAKAFCYTQPAVAHQLLQMITDTTIAYLKAQVAAGADCVQIFDSWGGLLSPEDFETFSLQYIRQITAALKDVCPVIIFAKGAWFALEEMAATGASGLGVDWCIKPSVARQLAGDQVTLQGNFDPAKLLSPIPEIERAVKTMLQGFGKGRYIANLGHGILPNVPVDHARAFVEAVKSNG, encoded by the coding sequence ATGAGTGAATTAAAAAATGATCTGCTGCTGAAAGCGTTAAGAGGAGAAGCAACCACCCGTACACCGGTGTGGATGATGCGCCAGGCCGGACGTTACCTGCCCGATTATATCAAGCTCCGCGACAAATATTCTTTCTTCGAACGTTGTCAGAACCCTGAACTCGCTACCGAGATCACGGTAATGCCCGTAGACCAGGTCGGCGTTGATGCAGCTATCATTTTCTCAGATATCTTGGTAGTACCCCAGGCAATGGGTATGGAAGTACAGCTGATAGAAAAGCTGGGCCCCCTGCTGCCATCACCGGTAAAAGGAGCCGCAGACCTGGAAAGGCTGTGTGTGCCTGATGTACAGGATACCCTGCATTATGTGTTTGATGCGTTGCGACTGACCAAACAAACGCTGGCGGGCCGTGTTCCCCTGATCGGGTTTGCAGGCGCCCCCTGGACATTGTTGTGTTACATGGTACAGGGTAAAGGGTCTAAAACATTTGATGAAGCGAAAGCATTCTGTTATACACAACCGGCAGTAGCACACCAGTTGCTGCAGATGATCACCGATACCACCATTGCCTATCTTAAAGCTCAGGTGGCAGCAGGTGCAGACTGTGTACAGATATTTGATTCCTGGGGTGGCTTGCTGAGTCCGGAAGATTTCGAAACCTTTTCTTTGCAATATATTCGTCAGATCACAGCCGCGTTGAAAGATGTCTGCCCCGTGATCATCTTCGCCAAAGGTGCCTGGTTTGCACTGGAGGAGATGGCAGCTACCGGCGCAAGTGGTCTGGGCGTGGACTGGTGTATCAAACCGTCCGTAGCACGTCAGCTCGCAGGTGACCAGGTCACTTTACAGGGCAACTTTGACCCGGCAAAACTATTGTCTCCGATCCCTGAGATCGAACGGGCGGTAAAGACAATGCTGCAGGGCTTTGGCAAAGGAAGGTATATTGCTAACCTTGGCCACGGTATTCTGCCCAATGTCCCGGTAGATCATGCCCGCGCCTTTGTGGAAGCAGTGAAAAGTAATGGATAA
- a CDS encoding Re/Si-specific NAD(P)(+) transhydrogenase subunit alpha, with protein MIAGILQEKNGESRVSLVPEVVKQLSSQGITIWVEQDAGRLAWYNDEAYTQAGAVIKPREIILQQAQLILSIQVPDRSTWEQLPAGAVIIGVYQPLYHAGLMQQWAAHGLTVFSLDSIPRTTRAQSMDVLSSQANIAGYKAVLLAASNYSRYFPMFMTAAGSIAPAKVLVLGAGVAGLQAVATARRLGAVVEVFDTRPAVKEEVMSLGAKFIEVEGAADASKAGGYAVEQSVDYLRRQEAKIAESTAKADIVITTAQIPGKQAPVLITTDMLERMRPGAVIVDLAAATGGNTAVSRNNETVIHNGVTVIGHSSLAATMPADASKLYARNVSNFLQLLWKDNQLSLNFEDDIVRGACIVHNGDILMERLKTVTLPGNV; from the coding sequence ATGATTGCAGGTATCCTACAGGAAAAAAACGGCGAAAGCCGTGTTTCGTTAGTTCCAGAGGTCGTAAAGCAACTCAGCAGCCAGGGCATCACCATCTGGGTGGAACAGGATGCCGGCCGTCTGGCCTGGTATAACGACGAGGCCTATACGCAGGCTGGTGCAGTGATCAAACCCCGCGAAATAATTCTTCAACAAGCACAATTGATCCTTAGTATACAGGTACCTGACCGCAGCACCTGGGAGCAACTTCCGGCGGGTGCGGTCATCATAGGCGTCTACCAGCCGCTTTATCATGCTGGACTTATGCAGCAGTGGGCGGCACATGGACTGACCGTTTTTAGCCTGGATAGCATTCCCCGTACTACCCGGGCACAGAGCATGGACGTATTGAGCTCTCAAGCCAATATTGCGGGATATAAGGCGGTGTTGCTGGCAGCCAGTAATTATAGCCGTTATTTTCCTATGTTCATGACAGCGGCGGGTAGTATTGCTCCTGCAAAAGTGTTGGTGTTGGGGGCTGGGGTAGCAGGGCTGCAGGCGGTGGCTACGGCCCGCAGGCTGGGGGCCGTAGTGGAAGTGTTCGATACACGGCCGGCCGTGAAAGAAGAAGTCATGAGCCTCGGTGCGAAATTCATTGAGGTGGAAGGTGCTGCTGATGCCTCCAAAGCCGGCGGATATGCAGTAGAACAATCCGTAGATTATCTCCGCAGGCAGGAGGCTAAAATAGCAGAGAGTACTGCAAAAGCAGATATTGTGATCACTACCGCTCAGATCCCTGGCAAACAGGCGCCTGTACTGATCACGACGGACATGCTGGAGCGTATGCGTCCCGGTGCTGTGATCGTTGATCTGGCAGCTGCTACGGGTGGTAATACTGCTGTGTCGCGGAACAATGAAACCGTTATCCACAATGGCGTTACCGTTATCGGTCATTCCAGCCTGGCAGCTACCATGCCTGCCGACGCGAGTAAGTTATATGCCAGGAATGTTTCCAACTTCCTGCAGCTACTGTGGAAAGATAATCAGTTATCGCTCAATTTTGAGGACGACATTGTCCGGGGCGCCTGTATCGTGCATAACGGGGATATACTGATGGAGCGGTTGAAGACAGTGACATTGCCAGGCAATGTATAA
- a CDS encoding NAD(P)(+) transhydrogenase (Re/Si-specific) subunit beta: MQSSLLSIIYLIGSVTFIIGLKMLSHPASARKGNLVAAGGMTLAILGTIFLYEKEGVRLHNYGWIFGGLAIGAFVGVLAARKVKMTAMPEMVSLFNGMGGACAALISVVEYNHLLSSQQMPAGLSLIILLGLIIGIVSFAGSMIAWGKLNGSIRDYSFKGQHIFNLVILAVLLLLAAYLVVIAGNTGAVFTRALFFYTLLLLSIVYGICFVMPIGGADMPVVISLLNSFTGVAAACGGFLYDNPVMLTGGILVGSAGTILTILMCKAMNRSLKNVLIGSFGGTKAGASTGVQGVYKAISLSDTAVVLAYANKVMIVPGYGLAVAQAQHVCHELEKLLEERGVEVKYAIHPVAGRMPGHMNVLLAEADVSYDKLLEMEAANSEFPTTDAVLILGANDVVNPAAKHDPASPIYGMPILEVELAKAVVVNKRSMKPGYAGIENELFFQPKTSMLFGDAKKVLQELLTEIRNV, encoded by the coding sequence ATGCAAAGCAGCCTACTTTCTATTATCTACCTGATCGGATCTGTTACTTTTATTATCGGACTTAAAATGCTGAGCCATCCGGCAAGTGCCCGTAAAGGCAATCTGGTGGCGGCGGGAGGTATGACACTGGCTATACTGGGTACTATTTTCCTGTATGAGAAAGAGGGGGTACGTCTACATAACTATGGATGGATATTCGGAGGGCTGGCCATCGGTGCTTTTGTGGGGGTATTGGCGGCCAGGAAAGTGAAAATGACCGCTATGCCCGAGATGGTCAGTTTGTTCAACGGAATGGGGGGGGCCTGTGCTGCGCTCATCTCTGTGGTAGAGTATAATCACCTGCTCTCGTCGCAGCAGATGCCGGCAGGGTTGTCGCTGATCATCCTGTTGGGGTTGATTATCGGCATTGTCTCCTTTGCCGGAAGTATGATCGCCTGGGGAAAATTGAATGGAAGTATCAGGGACTATTCTTTCAAAGGGCAACATATTTTCAATCTGGTGATCCTGGCGGTACTGCTGTTATTAGCGGCTTATCTGGTCGTGATCGCCGGTAATACCGGTGCTGTTTTTACCCGGGCACTGTTCTTTTATACCTTACTGTTATTGTCAATCGTCTATGGGATCTGTTTTGTAATGCCTATCGGCGGGGCCGACATGCCGGTGGTGATTTCCCTGCTGAATTCCTTTACAGGTGTTGCAGCTGCCTGTGGCGGTTTCCTTTATGACAATCCGGTCATGCTGACTGGGGGGATACTGGTAGGTTCTGCCGGTACGATACTTACAATACTCATGTGTAAGGCTATGAATCGTTCTCTTAAGAATGTACTCATCGGCTCGTTCGGTGGTACGAAAGCGGGCGCTTCAACAGGAGTGCAAGGTGTATATAAGGCGATCAGTCTTTCTGATACAGCGGTGGTACTGGCTTACGCCAACAAGGTGATGATCGTTCCGGGATATGGCCTGGCAGTGGCGCAGGCGCAACATGTATGTCACGAACTGGAAAAATTACTGGAGGAAAGGGGGGTGGAGGTGAAATATGCGATCCATCCGGTTGCGGGCCGCATGCCCGGACACATGAATGTATTGCTGGCGGAAGCGGATGTATCGTACGATAAACTGTTGGAAATGGAAGCGGCTAACAGTGAGTTCCCGACGACCGATGCAGTGTTGATATTAGGGGCTAATGATGTGGTGAACCCCGCTGCCAAACACGATCCCGCCAGCCCGATCTATGGCATGCCCATCCTGGAGGTAGAGCTGGCCAAAGCCGTTGTTGTTAACAAACGTAGTATGAAGCCCGGTTACGCAGGTATAGAAAATGAATTGTTCTTTCAACCCAAGACATCTATGCTATTTGGCGATGCCAAAAAGGTCCTGCAGGAGTTGCTGACGGAGATACGAAATGTATGA
- the hemA gene encoding glutamyl-tRNA reductase, translating into MQVNHSKDISNFHAVGINYKKTDAAIRGLFAINPAQYENLLKRAKTVELDDLFILSTCNRTEVYGFAPTAQDLINLLCTETNGDSELFAQRAYVRSGEDAIRHLYQVGTGLDSQILGDYEIVGQIRNAAKFAKTQGCLGSFLERLVNSVIQVSKLIKNETDLSAGTVSVAFATVRLLEQRVPHIRDKKLLLLGVGKIGRNTCKNLKEYLGIRDITLINRTLTVAVDFAGKHGLRFAPYEELAAEMQAADVILVASNAPQPTVLAAQLKDSQPKLIVDLSIPFNVEQEVAALPHIELINVDELSKIQDETLQLREKEIPRALSIIDEHMEEFLYWYKMRKHAVVLKAVKDKLHEIHTREINQQKNGAQYKLEDIEEVSSRIIQKMINLMAGKVRKETEKSDLYISMINDIFETGVNQE; encoded by the coding sequence ATGCAGGTCAATCACTCAAAGGATATTTCCAACTTTCACGCCGTTGGGATCAACTACAAAAAAACAGACGCTGCTATCAGAGGATTGTTCGCCATTAATCCGGCACAATATGAAAACCTGCTGAAGCGCGCGAAAACTGTTGAATTGGATGATCTCTTTATACTCTCTACCTGCAATCGGACGGAGGTATATGGCTTTGCACCTACCGCCCAGGACTTGATCAACTTGCTTTGTACGGAAACAAATGGCGACAGTGAACTTTTTGCACAGCGGGCTTATGTCAGATCAGGAGAAGATGCCATCCGGCATCTATACCAGGTAGGTACCGGCCTTGATTCCCAGATATTGGGAGATTACGAAATAGTAGGTCAGATCAGGAATGCTGCAAAATTTGCCAAGACCCAGGGATGTCTGGGTAGTTTTCTGGAACGGTTGGTGAACAGTGTGATACAGGTATCCAAATTAATCAAAAACGAAACAGACCTGAGTGCAGGTACCGTATCCGTGGCATTTGCAACGGTACGTTTGCTGGAGCAACGGGTACCCCATATACGTGATAAGAAACTGTTGTTGCTGGGTGTAGGTAAAATAGGACGCAATACCTGCAAGAACCTGAAAGAATACCTGGGGATCAGGGATATCACCCTTATTAACCGGACACTGACGGTAGCGGTAGATTTTGCTGGTAAACATGGTTTACGCTTTGCACCCTATGAAGAACTGGCTGCCGAAATGCAGGCCGCTGATGTGATTCTGGTAGCTTCCAATGCACCACAACCAACAGTACTAGCCGCTCAGCTGAAGGATAGCCAGCCTAAACTGATCGTCGACCTGTCCATCCCTTTCAATGTCGAACAGGAAGTAGCAGCACTGCCACATATAGAATTGATCAATGTGGATGAACTCTCCAAGATACAAGATGAAACTTTACAACTGCGGGAAAAAGAAATACCCAGGGCCTTATCTATTATTGACGAACATATGGAGGAGTTCCTATACTGGTATAAAATGCGTAAACACGCGGTAGTACTCAAAGCGGTAAAAGACAAATTACACGAAATACACACACGCGAAATAAATCAGCAAAAAAACGGCGCCCAGTATAAATTGGAGGATATTGAAGAAGTCTCTTCCCGTATCATACAAAAGATGATCAACCTCATGGCCGGTAAAGTACGTAAGGAAACTGAAAAGAGTGACCTGTACATCTCCATGATCAATGACATTTTCGAAACCGGCGTCAATCAGGAATAA
- a CDS encoding uroporphyrinogen-III synthase codes for MPDDHRILCTRPLPASLIRQAATHGVHIEVHAFIRIQSVITPAAAAVISKLASQPATVIFTSSNAVTAVSELLQTQSDRGTQWQLYCLQGATLDTVWQYFDGQQVIATTAYSKELAYQLLNDKPEGPLLFFCGDQRRDELPDTLAAGGLALQEYQVYQTVATPVALPTAYQGVLFFSPSAVTSYFSMNALPPSAVCFAIGHTTAGALLPYTSADRIIVCKRPGTNEMIQTVIEYFDHNNNY; via the coding sequence ATGCCGGATGATCACCGCATATTATGTACCAGGCCGTTGCCTGCCAGTCTTATCAGACAAGCAGCGACACATGGTGTGCATATTGAGGTACATGCATTCATCCGTATACAATCTGTCATCACACCTGCAGCTGCAGCTGTGATCAGCAAGCTGGCCAGCCAGCCAGCCACAGTCATCTTTACCAGCTCCAATGCAGTTACTGCTGTCAGTGAGTTGTTACAAACACAATCAGACCGTGGCACCCAATGGCAGCTCTATTGCCTGCAAGGTGCGACGCTGGATACCGTATGGCAGTATTTTGACGGGCAGCAGGTGATAGCCACCACCGCTTACAGTAAAGAACTGGCCTATCAACTGCTGAATGACAAACCGGAAGGCCCTTTGCTATTTTTCTGCGGAGACCAGCGGCGGGACGAACTACCGGATACATTAGCAGCCGGTGGCCTAGCCCTGCAGGAATACCAGGTGTATCAGACAGTGGCTACGCCAGTCGCACTCCCCACTGCCTACCAGGGAGTGTTGTTTTTCAGCCCAAGTGCAGTAACCAGTTATTTTTCTATGAATGCACTACCACCGTCAGCAGTTTGTTTTGCCATAGGACATACGACAGCAGGTGCGTTGCTACCATATACAAGTGCGGACCGGATCATTGTCTGTAAACGGCCTGGCACAAACGAAATGATACAGACTGTCATTGAATATTTTGACCACAACAACAATTATTAG
- the hemH gene encoding ferrochelatase, with protein sequence MVSKSDVGIVLMNLGSPDSTAVPDVKRYLMEFLMDKRVIDYPYLFRLLLVGGIIVPRRAPKSAEAYRSIWWEEGSPLIVLTKQLQQAVQQDIDIPVEIAMRYGNPSPEAAYDKLLTENPGIREVILLPLYPHYAMSSYETAAAYAKQIHKQKKYPFKLSVVPPFYDEPDYINAVAESMRSYLQQDYDYVLFSYHGVPERHIKKGDVTGQHCLQVEDCCHVNSPAHPYCYRHQVHITAEKVAAQLGIPREKWGISFQSRLGREEWLKPYTAERFEKLPKEGKKKLLVVCPAFVSDCLETLEEIGVEGKHSFLENGGESFTMIPCVNVHPLWVKAIIKYCTTGVEQPA encoded by the coding sequence ATGGTATCTAAATCTGATGTAGGGATCGTATTGATGAACCTGGGATCTCCGGATAGTACGGCTGTTCCCGATGTGAAGCGTTATCTGATGGAATTTCTGATGGACAAAAGGGTGATAGACTACCCTTACCTGTTCCGGCTGTTGCTGGTAGGAGGGATCATCGTACCCCGGCGGGCCCCCAAGTCCGCAGAAGCTTACCGGTCTATCTGGTGGGAAGAAGGTTCTCCACTGATCGTACTGACAAAACAATTGCAGCAAGCGGTACAGCAAGATATCGACATTCCCGTTGAGATCGCGATGCGGTATGGCAATCCTTCTCCTGAGGCAGCGTATGACAAGTTGCTGACAGAAAATCCGGGTATACGGGAAGTTATACTCCTGCCTCTATATCCGCATTATGCTATGTCGTCTTACGAGACTGCCGCAGCATATGCCAAACAGATACATAAGCAGAAAAAGTATCCGTTTAAGCTAAGCGTAGTACCTCCCTTCTATGACGAGCCCGATTATATCAATGCAGTTGCGGAAAGTATGCGCTCCTACCTGCAACAGGACTACGATTATGTGCTGTTCAGCTATCATGGCGTACCGGAAAGACATATTAAAAAAGGAGATGTTACCGGCCAACATTGCCTGCAGGTGGAAGATTGCTGTCATGTTAACTCCCCGGCCCATCCATATTGTTACCGGCACCAGGTACATATTACTGCGGAAAAAGTAGCTGCACAACTTGGCATCCCGCGTGAAAAGTGGGGCATTTCCTTCCAATCCCGGCTGGGAAGGGAAGAATGGCTCAAACCGTATACTGCCGAACGTTTTGAAAAGCTGCCTAAAGAAGGAAAGAAAAAACTGCTGGTAGTATGTCCTGCCTTTGTATCTGACTGTCTGGAAACATTGGAAGAAATAGGCGTGGAAGGGAAACACAGCTTCCTGGAAAATGGAGGAGAAAGTTTTACCATGATTCCCTGCGTAAACGTTCATCCGCTGTGGGTGAAAGCCATTATCAAATATTGCACAACCGGTGTGGAGCAACCTGCGTAG
- the hemC gene encoding hydroxymethylbilane synthase, which produces MDKIIRIGTRESQLALWQANRVKDLLTAQGYQTTLVPIKSEGDIDLVTPLYEIGVQGIFTKSLDIALLNNRIDIAVHSLKDVPTQLPKQLITAAILQRGPEKDLLVYQQDAAFLTDPDYVAHIATGSVRRKAQWLRRYPKHQVHNIRGNVNTRLQKLADEQWDGAIFAMAGLERIGIRPDTSMALDWMLPAPAQGAVVAACREDDAFCLDACAAFNDEATALCTFVERDFLRTLMGGCTTPISAYAHIKDNILHFSGELSSLDGQTVFTTEKQIPLEQAITLGREAAQEILAQGGDKVVAQIRHAG; this is translated from the coding sequence ATGGACAAAATAATCAGGATAGGCACCCGCGAAAGCCAGCTGGCACTCTGGCAGGCCAACCGGGTAAAGGATCTGCTAACAGCTCAGGGATATCAGACCACACTGGTACCAATCAAAAGTGAAGGAGATATTGACCTGGTCACCCCGTTATATGAGATCGGCGTACAAGGCATCTTTACCAAAAGCCTGGATATCGCTTTGCTCAACAACCGTATAGATATTGCGGTCCACTCCCTGAAAGACGTCCCTACCCAATTACCCAAACAACTTATTACCGCTGCTATCCTCCAACGAGGACCTGAAAAAGACCTGCTGGTGTATCAACAGGATGCAGCTTTCCTCACCGATCCGGACTATGTAGCCCATATAGCTACCGGCAGCGTAAGACGTAAAGCACAATGGCTGCGCCGTTATCCCAAACACCAGGTACATAATATCCGTGGTAATGTCAACACCCGTTTGCAAAAACTGGCAGATGAACAATGGGATGGTGCCATCTTCGCTATGGCAGGTCTAGAGCGTATTGGTATCCGGCCGGATACCTCAATGGCGCTGGACTGGATGTTGCCAGCTCCTGCCCAAGGTGCAGTGGTAGCTGCCTGCCGCGAAGACGATGCCTTCTGCCTGGATGCCTGCGCCGCCTTCAATGATGAAGCCACTGCCCTCTGTACATTTGTAGAACGTGATTTCCTTCGTACGTTAATGGGAGGTTGTACAACTCCTATCAGCGCATACGCCCATATAAAAGACAATATACTCCACTTTTCCGGGGAGCTCTCCAGCCTCGACGGCCAGACCGTCTTTACTACTGAAAAGCAAATACCCCTGGAGCAAGCCATCACATTAGGAAGAGAAGCCGCACAGGAAATATTGGCACAAGGTGGAGACAAAGTAGTAGCACAGATTAGACATGCCGGATGA
- the hemG gene encoding protoporphyrinogen oxidase, which produces MNQQEQPILIVGGGITGLSLAYELQQLRIPYVVLEAGDHTGGTIQSLQKEGFELDAGPNSIGATPHTLSFIREIGLQDALLEANATSKKRYLLRNNQLHAISPHPAKIMSSAYISAGSKWKLFTEKFRKSKPQHEDESVQEFVTRRFNKEISDYLFDPVLSGIYAGDPARLSVKEVLPALPRWEKEYGSVFSGLMKNKGAMGGRKIISFKGGSITLIKRLQALLTGPVRTHCRVQNIQKDPNGYLVTYQQHQETASLSVGRVVFTSPAYSTADIIRELDAGTADVLRDIHYPRMGVLHLGFDRAAIRNMPEGFGFLVPKLERKHFLGAICNSMIFPSKAPVDKVLLTVFIGGVLGEIFFDEYGSNTLQDMVVKEVSDVLQATATPVMRHFSKWERAIPQPNVGFGHVRAAVQQFQEAHPGLHLAGNYLSGVSVPAILLAAANLAKELEQQP; this is translated from the coding sequence ATGAACCAACAAGAACAACCCATTCTCATTGTAGGCGGAGGCATCACAGGATTATCATTGGCCTATGAGCTACAGCAACTGCGTATACCATATGTGGTACTGGAAGCCGGCGACCACACCGGTGGCACCATTCAATCCTTACAGAAAGAAGGTTTCGAACTGGATGCAGGGCCTAACTCCATCGGTGCAACTCCGCACACGCTTTCATTCATCCGTGAAATCGGGCTTCAGGACGCTTTGCTGGAGGCCAATGCTACCAGCAAAAAACGTTATCTGCTTCGCAACAATCAGTTGCACGCCATTTCGCCACATCCGGCTAAAATTATGTCCTCCGCTTATATCAGCGCTGGCTCCAAATGGAAATTGTTTACGGAGAAGTTCCGTAAATCAAAGCCGCAACACGAGGATGAATCCGTGCAGGAATTTGTTACCCGTCGTTTTAATAAAGAGATCAGCGACTATCTCTTTGATCCGGTACTGTCGGGCATCTATGCCGGTGACCCTGCCCGCTTATCCGTTAAGGAAGTATTGCCAGCCCTTCCCCGTTGGGAAAAAGAATATGGCAGCGTATTCAGTGGGCTGATGAAAAACAAGGGAGCTATGGGCGGGCGCAAGATCATTTCCTTTAAAGGAGGCAGCATTACCCTCATCAAACGACTGCAGGCATTACTGACAGGGCCGGTAAGAACTCATTGCCGTGTACAGAACATACAAAAGGATCCCAACGGCTACCTGGTTACTTACCAGCAGCATCAGGAAACGGCATCTCTCAGTGTAGGCCGGGTAGTATTTACATCGCCTGCTTATAGTACTGCTGATATTATCCGTGAGCTGGATGCCGGCACTGCCGATGTGCTGCGCGATATCCACTATCCGCGTATGGGTGTACTGCACCTGGGATTTGACCGTGCAGCCATTCGTAATATGCCGGAAGGGTTTGGATTTCTGGTACCGAAACTGGAACGCAAACATTTCCTGGGTGCGATCTGTAATTCTATGATATTTCCGTCCAAAGCACCGGTAGATAAGGTATTGCTGACCGTCTTCATAGGTGGTGTGCTGGGTGAAATATTTTTTGATGAATATGGGAGTAATACGTTGCAGGATATGGTGGTCAAGGAGGTGTCCGATGTACTGCAGGCTACTGCAACACCCGTGATGCGGCATTTCAGTAAATGGGAGCGGGCCATTCCGCAGCCTAACGTTGGTTTTGGACATGTCCGTGCCGCAGTACAGCAATTTCAAGAGGCGCATCCCGGTCTGCATCTGGCTGGTAACTACCTCAGCGGGGTATCTGTACCGGCCATACTACTGGCAGCGGCTAATTTGGCCAAAGAATTGGAACAACAACCCTGA
- the hemF gene encoding oxygen-dependent coproporphyrinogen oxidase: MNTKEQFVQLIHRLQDEICQGLEKIDGKATFQEDPWERPGGGGGRTRVITGGNVFEKGGVNISVVHGELPAVMAQQFNVSDAQFMACGISLVIHPVNPYVPTVHANFRYFELYDNDGSLKDSWFGGGADLTPYYLFEEDGQHFHRTFKAACDPFGAELYPRYKQHCDEYFMNKHRNNEARGIGGIFYDYLRPDANNSSQQLFEFSQANGDAFLKAYLPIVERRKDLPYTQQEIDWQEYRRGRYVEFNLIHDRGTLFGLKTNGRIESILMSLPPRARWEYNYHPAPGTKEAELLEYLRPRDWVK, from the coding sequence ATGAATACTAAAGAGCAATTCGTACAATTGATCCACCGCCTGCAAGACGAGATCTGCCAGGGGTTGGAAAAGATCGATGGGAAAGCCACATTCCAGGAAGATCCGTGGGAGCGCCCCGGCGGCGGTGGTGGCAGAACGCGCGTCATCACCGGTGGCAACGTCTTCGAAAAAGGGGGTGTTAACATCTCCGTAGTACATGGTGAGCTGCCCGCTGTCATGGCCCAGCAATTCAATGTAAGCGATGCACAATTCATGGCTTGCGGCATATCGCTGGTGATACACCCTGTCAATCCTTATGTGCCAACGGTACATGCCAACTTCCGCTATTTCGAACTGTATGACAACGACGGGTCGCTAAAAGATAGCTGGTTTGGTGGTGGTGCAGACCTTACGCCATACTATCTCTTTGAAGAGGACGGTCAGCATTTCCACCGTACATTCAAAGCAGCCTGTGATCCTTTCGGGGCAGAATTGTATCCTAGGTATAAACAGCATTGTGACGAGTACTTTATGAATAAGCATCGTAACAATGAAGCCCGTGGCATAGGGGGTATCTTCTATGACTACCTGCGCCCGGATGCCAACAACAGCTCCCAGCAGCTGTTCGAATTTTCCCAGGCGAATGGCGACGCTTTCCTGAAAGCATACCTGCCTATCGTGGAACGTCGCAAAGACCTGCCTTATACACAGCAGGAAATCGACTGGCAGGAATACAGAAGAGGCAGATATGTAGAATTCAACCTGATACATGACAGGGGAACACTCTTTGGCCTCAAGACGAATGGACGTATTGAATCTATCCTGATGAGCTTACCGCCCCGGGCCAGATGGGAATACAACTATCATCCGGCTCCTGGCACTAAAGAGGCCGAATTGCTCGAATACCTGCGTCCGCGTGACTGGGTAAAATAA
- a CDS encoding NAD(P) transhydrogenase subunit alpha translates to MEPIIFFVQQHISLIYIVILSVFLGIEVISRVPAVLHTPLMSGANAIHGVVIIGAIIVMGQAAADNYLALILGFLAVILGTLNVVGGFVVTDRMLEMFKGKKKS, encoded by the coding sequence ATGGAACCCATTATCTTCTTTGTACAACAGCATATATCGCTGATATATATTGTGATCCTGTCTGTATTTCTGGGCATCGAAGTGATATCCCGCGTTCCCGCTGTCCTGCATACACCCTTGATGAGCGGGGCCAATGCCATACACGGTGTCGTGATCATCGGCGCTATTATCGTGATGGGGCAGGCAGCTGCAGATAATTACCTGGCGCTTATATTGGGATTCCTGGCCGTTATATTGGGTACGCTCAATGTAGTGGGCGGTTTTGTTGTGACGGACCGCATGCTGGAAATGTTCAAAGGGAAGAAGAAAAGCTGA